From Calonectris borealis chromosome 7, bCalBor7.hap1.2, whole genome shotgun sequence, one genomic window encodes:
- the MMS19 gene encoding MMS19 nucleotide excision repair protein homolog isoform X4, producing MDSDLQSAKLDSLQTLTACCAIYGQKELQEFLPSLWSSLRREPLLQVFQTASEKVEAECLAALHALSACLSCSVLSSDTEDLLDSFLSSILQDCRHHLCEPDMKLVWPSAKLLQAAAGASLRTYHRVTSSVLPLLLEQYTKHPQSSQRRTILEMLLGFLELQQKWGHVEEDESTLLSLRAPVCSVVFSALTDPSVQLQLVGIRALTVLGSLQGFLSPSDLELVVDHLIRLALHEEDSQSSKAAMEAAGSLAPNYPKVFSGRMVPRLEEELQSEREGESPRDHRSLRQRCLQALAAVSIHTSIVRETVPVLLQHLRKVQKGSEAGNAQDMVSVCQSLHRVALQCQRDAEGCWYYHQTVVPCLLAMAVQAAMQESAHPLLGKALLKEEVLAAMVPVISAATTHLSPELAAQSVSHVVPLFLEGEVSFLPQNSFPCSFQPFEDGECLEAQRRLVVLLMAFVCSLPRDVAIPQQERLLRELLALSCSCNCPFTATTAAKCFAGLVNKHPAGQQLDEILQLAVNRMEPGLAEGPRRTQALTLLLWVTKALVLRYHPLSSWLTDKLLGLLGDTELGPAAADGFSLLMAESPDVLHKGCHADVRIMFRQRFFTDNIPKLVQGFHGAGPDVKANYLKGLSHVLNHLPKPVLVTELPTLLSLLLEALSCSDRVVQLSTLGCLQPLLLEAPQIMSLHVDTLVTKFLSLTSSPTMAVRIAALRCAHALTSLPTTVLLPYKARVIRALAKPLDDKKRLVRKEAVAARGEWFLLGSPGR from the exons ATGGACTCAGACCTGCAAAGTGCCAAGCTTGACTCCCTGCAGACTCTG ACTGCCTGCTGTGCCATCTACGGGCAGAAGGAGCTGCAGGAATTCCTCCCCAGCCTCTGGTCATCCCTGCGCAGGGAG cctctcctgcagGTGTTCCAGACAGCAAGCGAGAAGGTCGAGGCGGAGTGCCTGGCCGCGCTGCATgccctctctgcctgcctctcctgcTCCGTGCTCAGCTCTGACACCGAGGACCTGCTGGATTCCTTCCTCAGCAGCATCCTGCAAG ATTGCAGGCACCACCTGTGCGAGCCCGACATGAAGCTGGTGTGGCCAAGTGCCAAactcctgcaggcagcagcgggtGCCTCCCTCCGCACCTACCACCGCGTTACCAGCAGcgtcctgcccctgctgctggagcagtaCACCAAGCACCCGCAG AGTAGCCAGAGGAGGACAATCTTGGAAATGCTGCTGGGCTTCCTGGAGTTGCAGCAGAAGTGGGGACATGTGGAAGAAG ATGAGAGCACTCTGCTGTCACTCCGAGCCCCGGTTTGCTCTGTGGTGTTCTCAGCGCTGACGGATCCCAGCGTGCAGCTGCAGCTGGTTGGGATCAGGGCACTGACTGTCCTGGGCTCCCTGCAAG GCTTCCTGTCTCCCTCTGACCTGGAGCTGGTTGTGGATCACCTCATCCGTCTCGCTCTTCATGAGGAGGATTCCCAGAGCAG CAAAGCAGCAATGGAGGCAGCCGGATCTCTGGCCCCCAACTACCCAAAGGTTTTCTCTGGACGCATGGTACCCAGGCTTGAAGAGGAGCTGCAGTCAG AGCGGGAGGGAGAGAGTCCCCGTGACCACCGCTCCTtgcggcagcgctgcctgcaggcCCTGGCAGCCGTGTCCATCCACACCAGCATCGTGAGGGAGACTGtccctgtcctgctgcagcaTCTCCGGAAGGTGCAGAAAG GGAGCGAGGCCGGGAACGCCCAGGACATGGTCTCTGTGTGCCAGAGCCTGCACCGTGTGGCCCTGCAGTGCCAGCGGGATGCGGAGGGCTGCTGGTACTACCACCAGACAGTGGTGCCCTGCCTGCTGGCCATGGCTGTGCAGGCTGCCATGCAAG AGAGCGCCCACCCACTGCTGGGCAAGGCACTGCTGAAGGAAGAGGTGCTGGCTGCCATGGTCCCAGTCATCAGCGCTGCCACCACTCACCTGAGCCCTGA GCTGGCTGCCCAGAGCGTGTCTCACGTGGTGCCCCTCTTCCTGGAGGGAGAGGTCTCCTTCCTGCCCCAGAACAGTTttccctgctccttccagcccttcgAG GATGGGGAGTGCTTGGAGGCACAGAGACGCCTGGTCGTCCTCCTCATGGCCTTCGTCTGCTCCTTGCCCCGCGAT GTGGCAATTCCTCAACAGGAGCGGCTGCTCCGGGAGCTGCTGGCGCTGAGCTGCTCCTGCAACTGCCCCTTCACAGCCACCACAGCTGCCAAGTGCTTCGCAGGGCTGGTGAACAAGCACCCGGCGG ggcagcagctggatGAGATCCTGCAGCTTGCAGTGAACAGGATGGAACCTGGCCTTGCGGAGGGGCCCCGCCGAACGCAGGCGCTCACCCTGCTGCTCTGG GTGACCAAAGCCCTGGTGCTGCGCTACCACCCCCTGAGCTCCTGGCTGACGGACAAG CTACTGGGCCTGCTGGGTGACACGGAGCTGGGCCCTGCCGCGGCCGACGGCTTCTCCCTGCTGATGGCCGAGTCCCCAGACGTGCTGCACAAGGGCTGCCACGCTGACGTGCGCATCATGTTCCGCCAGCGCTTCTTCACCGACAACATCCCCAAGCTGGTGCAGGGCTTCCACGGGGCTGGCCCTG ACGTGAAGGCCAATTACCTGAAGGGCCTGTCCCATGTGCTCAACCACCTCCCCAAGCCCGTGCTGGTGACAGAGCTGCCCACG CTGCTTTCCCTCCTGCTTGAGGCTTTGTCCTGCTCGGACCGTGTGGTGCAGCTCTCCACGCTGGGCTGCCTCCAACCGCTGCTGCTCGAAGCTCCCCAGATCATGAGCCTGCACGTCGACACACTGGTCACCAAGTTCCTCAGCCTCACCTCCAGCCCCACCATG GCTGTCCGTATTGCCGCCCTGCGCTGTGCCCACGCACTTACCAGCCTGCCCACAACAGTG CTGCTCCCGTACAAGGCCAGAGTTATCCGGGCACTGGCCAAGCCTTTGGATGATAAGAAGAGGCTGGTGCGGAAGGAAGCGGTGGCAGCACGGGGGGAATG GTTCCTGCTGGGGAGCCCGGGCAGGTGA
- the MMS19 gene encoding MMS19 nucleotide excision repair protein homolog isoform X3, protein MAAAGAGAGEGAAALATSVQDFVAGQQDGRAAEVAAGVKDGSWTVLQLVEALGSCLENTDPRTRGRGIQLLSQVLLQCYSLLQEKEVLHLVLFYENRLQDHHLVIPSVLQGLRALSMCEVLSPGLAVSVLKAIFQEVHVQSLLQLDRHTVYSIITNFMGTREEELKGLGADFTFGFIQVMDGEKDPRNLLVAFQIVHDLITKNYALGPFVEELFEVTSCYFPIDFTPPPNDPHGIQREDLILSLRAVLASTPQFAEFLLPLLIEKMDSDLQSAKLDSLQTLTACCAIYGQKELQEFLPSLWSSLRREVFQTASEKVEAECLAALHALSACLSCSVLSSDTEDLLDSFLSSILQDCRHHLCEPDMKLVWPSAKLLQAAAGASLRTYHRVTSSVLPLLLEQYTKHPQSSQRRTILEMLLGFLELQQKWGHVEEDESTLLSLRAPVCSVVFSALTDPSVQLQLVGIRALTVLGSLQGFLSPSDLELVVDHLIRLALHEEDSQSSKAAMEAAGSLAPNYPKVFSGRMVPRLEEELQSEREGESPRDHRSLRQRCLQALAAVSIHTSIVRETVPVLLQHLRKVQKGSEAGNAQDMVSVCQSLHRVALQCQRDAEGCWYYHQTVVPCLLAMAVQAAMQESAHPLLGKALLKEEVLAAMVPVISAATTHLSPELAAQSVSHVVPLFLEGEVSFLPQNSFPCSFQPFEDGECLEAQRRLVVLLMAFVCSLPRDVAIPQQERLLRELLALSCSCNCPFTATTAAKCFAGLVNKHPAGQQLDEILQLAVNRMEPGLAEGPRRTQALTLLLWVTKALVLRYHPLSSWLTDKLLGLLGDTELGPAAADGFSLLMAESPDVLHKGCHADVRIMFRQRFFTDNIPKLVQGFHGAGPDVKANYLKGLSHVLNHLPKPVLVTELPTLLSLLLEALSCSDRVVQLSTLGCLQPLLLEAPQIMSLHVDTLVTKFLSLTSSPTMAVRIAALRCAHALTSLPTTVLLPYKARVIRALAKPLDDKKRLVRKEAVAARGEWFLLGSPGR, encoded by the exons TGCTGCATCTGGTCCTGTTCTATGAGAATCGGCTGCAAGATCATCACCTCGTGATCCCCTCGGTGCTCCAGGGACTCCGAGCGCTG AGCATGTGTGAGGTGCTGTCCCCAGGGTTAGCGGTTTCTGTGCTCAAAGCTATCTTCCAGGAGGTACACGTGCAG tccctgctgcagctggacCGCCACACAGTCTACAGCATCATCACCAACTTCATGGGCACcagggaggaag agctgaaggGCCTGGGTGCCGACTTCACCTTCGGCTTTATCCAGGTGATGGACGGGGAGAAGGATCCCCGCAACCTGCTGGTGGCCTTCCAGATCGTGCATGATCTCATTACCAAGAACTATGCCCTGG gTCCCTTTGTGGAGGAGCTGTTTGAAGTGACGTCCTGCTACTTCCCCATTGATTTTACTCCA CCCCCCAATGACCCTCATGGCATCCAGAGAGAAGACCTGATCCTCAGCCTCCGGGCTGTACTGGCCTCCACGCCCCAATTTGCTGAG ttcctgctccctctgctcatTGAGAAGATGGACTCAGACCTGCAAAGTGCCAAGCTTGACTCCCTGCAGACTCTG ACTGCCTGCTGTGCCATCTACGGGCAGAAGGAGCTGCAGGAATTCCTCCCCAGCCTCTGGTCATCCCTGCGCAGGGAG GTGTTCCAGACAGCAAGCGAGAAGGTCGAGGCGGAGTGCCTGGCCGCGCTGCATgccctctctgcctgcctctcctgcTCCGTGCTCAGCTCTGACACCGAGGACCTGCTGGATTCCTTCCTCAGCAGCATCCTGCAAG ATTGCAGGCACCACCTGTGCGAGCCCGACATGAAGCTGGTGTGGCCAAGTGCCAAactcctgcaggcagcagcgggtGCCTCCCTCCGCACCTACCACCGCGTTACCAGCAGcgtcctgcccctgctgctggagcagtaCACCAAGCACCCGCAG AGTAGCCAGAGGAGGACAATCTTGGAAATGCTGCTGGGCTTCCTGGAGTTGCAGCAGAAGTGGGGACATGTGGAAGAAG ATGAGAGCACTCTGCTGTCACTCCGAGCCCCGGTTTGCTCTGTGGTGTTCTCAGCGCTGACGGATCCCAGCGTGCAGCTGCAGCTGGTTGGGATCAGGGCACTGACTGTCCTGGGCTCCCTGCAAG GCTTCCTGTCTCCCTCTGACCTGGAGCTGGTTGTGGATCACCTCATCCGTCTCGCTCTTCATGAGGAGGATTCCCAGAGCAG CAAAGCAGCAATGGAGGCAGCCGGATCTCTGGCCCCCAACTACCCAAAGGTTTTCTCTGGACGCATGGTACCCAGGCTTGAAGAGGAGCTGCAGTCAG AGCGGGAGGGAGAGAGTCCCCGTGACCACCGCTCCTtgcggcagcgctgcctgcaggcCCTGGCAGCCGTGTCCATCCACACCAGCATCGTGAGGGAGACTGtccctgtcctgctgcagcaTCTCCGGAAGGTGCAGAAAG GGAGCGAGGCCGGGAACGCCCAGGACATGGTCTCTGTGTGCCAGAGCCTGCACCGTGTGGCCCTGCAGTGCCAGCGGGATGCGGAGGGCTGCTGGTACTACCACCAGACAGTGGTGCCCTGCCTGCTGGCCATGGCTGTGCAGGCTGCCATGCAAG AGAGCGCCCACCCACTGCTGGGCAAGGCACTGCTGAAGGAAGAGGTGCTGGCTGCCATGGTCCCAGTCATCAGCGCTGCCACCACTCACCTGAGCCCTGA GCTGGCTGCCCAGAGCGTGTCTCACGTGGTGCCCCTCTTCCTGGAGGGAGAGGTCTCCTTCCTGCCCCAGAACAGTTttccctgctccttccagcccttcgAG GATGGGGAGTGCTTGGAGGCACAGAGACGCCTGGTCGTCCTCCTCATGGCCTTCGTCTGCTCCTTGCCCCGCGAT GTGGCAATTCCTCAACAGGAGCGGCTGCTCCGGGAGCTGCTGGCGCTGAGCTGCTCCTGCAACTGCCCCTTCACAGCCACCACAGCTGCCAAGTGCTTCGCAGGGCTGGTGAACAAGCACCCGGCGG ggcagcagctggatGAGATCCTGCAGCTTGCAGTGAACAGGATGGAACCTGGCCTTGCGGAGGGGCCCCGCCGAACGCAGGCGCTCACCCTGCTGCTCTGG GTGACCAAAGCCCTGGTGCTGCGCTACCACCCCCTGAGCTCCTGGCTGACGGACAAG CTACTGGGCCTGCTGGGTGACACGGAGCTGGGCCCTGCCGCGGCCGACGGCTTCTCCCTGCTGATGGCCGAGTCCCCAGACGTGCTGCACAAGGGCTGCCACGCTGACGTGCGCATCATGTTCCGCCAGCGCTTCTTCACCGACAACATCCCCAAGCTGGTGCAGGGCTTCCACGGGGCTGGCCCTG ACGTGAAGGCCAATTACCTGAAGGGCCTGTCCCATGTGCTCAACCACCTCCCCAAGCCCGTGCTGGTGACAGAGCTGCCCACG CTGCTTTCCCTCCTGCTTGAGGCTTTGTCCTGCTCGGACCGTGTGGTGCAGCTCTCCACGCTGGGCTGCCTCCAACCGCTGCTGCTCGAAGCTCCCCAGATCATGAGCCTGCACGTCGACACACTGGTCACCAAGTTCCTCAGCCTCACCTCCAGCCCCACCATG GCTGTCCGTATTGCCGCCCTGCGCTGTGCCCACGCACTTACCAGCCTGCCCACAACAGTG CTGCTCCCGTACAAGGCCAGAGTTATCCGGGCACTGGCCAAGCCTTTGGATGATAAGAAGAGGCTGGTGCGGAAGGAAGCGGTGGCAGCACGGGGGGAATG GTTCCTGCTGGGGAGCCCGGGCAGGTGA
- the MMS19 gene encoding MMS19 nucleotide excision repair protein homolog isoform X1, protein MAAAGAGAGEGAAALATSVQDFVAGQQDGRAAEVAAGVKDGSWTVLQLVEALGSCLENTDPRTRGRGIQLLSQVLLQCYSLLQEKEVLHLVLFYENRLQDHHLVIPSVLQGLRALSMCEVLSPGLAVSVLKAIFQEVHVQSLLQLDRHTVYSIITNFMGTREEELKGLGADFTFGFIQVMDGEKDPRNLLVAFQIVHDLITKNYALGPFVEELFEVTSCYFPIDFTPPPNDPHGIQREDLILSLRAVLASTPQFAEFLLPLLIEKMDSDLQSAKLDSLQTLTACCAIYGQKELQEFLPSLWSSLRREPLLQVFQTASEKVEAECLAALHALSACLSCSVLSSDTEDLLDSFLSSILQDCRHHLCEPDMKLVWPSAKLLQAAAGASLRTYHRVTSSVLPLLLEQYTKHPQSSQRRTILEMLLGFLELQQKWGHVEEDESTLLSLRAPVCSVVFSALTDPSVQLQLVGIRALTVLGSLQGFLSPSDLELVVDHLIRLALHEEDSQSSKAAMEAAGSLAPNYPKVFSGRMVPRLEEELQSEREGESPRDHRSLRQRCLQALAAVSIHTSIVRETVPVLLQHLRKVQKGSEAGNAQDMVSVCQSLHRVALQCQRDAEGCWYYHQTVVPCLLAMAVQAAMQESAHPLLGKALLKEEVLAAMVPVISAATTHLSPELAAQSVSHVVPLFLEGEVSFLPQNSFPCSFQPFEDGECLEAQRRLVVLLMAFVCSLPRDVAIPQQERLLRELLALSCSCNCPFTATTAAKCFAGLVNKHPAGQQLDEILQLAVNRMEPGLAEGPRRTQALTLLLWVTKALVLRYHPLSSWLTDKLLGLLGDTELGPAAADGFSLLMAESPDVLHKGCHADVRIMFRQRFFTDNIPKLVQGFHGAGPDVKANYLKGLSHVLNHLPKPVLVTELPTLLSLLLEALSCSDRVVQLSTLGCLQPLLLEAPQIMSLHVDTLVTKFLSLTSSPTMAVRIAALRCAHALTSLPTTVLLPYKARVIRALAKPLDDKKRLVRKEAVAARGEWFLLGSPGR, encoded by the exons TGCTGCATCTGGTCCTGTTCTATGAGAATCGGCTGCAAGATCATCACCTCGTGATCCCCTCGGTGCTCCAGGGACTCCGAGCGCTG AGCATGTGTGAGGTGCTGTCCCCAGGGTTAGCGGTTTCTGTGCTCAAAGCTATCTTCCAGGAGGTACACGTGCAG tccctgctgcagctggacCGCCACACAGTCTACAGCATCATCACCAACTTCATGGGCACcagggaggaag agctgaaggGCCTGGGTGCCGACTTCACCTTCGGCTTTATCCAGGTGATGGACGGGGAGAAGGATCCCCGCAACCTGCTGGTGGCCTTCCAGATCGTGCATGATCTCATTACCAAGAACTATGCCCTGG gTCCCTTTGTGGAGGAGCTGTTTGAAGTGACGTCCTGCTACTTCCCCATTGATTTTACTCCA CCCCCCAATGACCCTCATGGCATCCAGAGAGAAGACCTGATCCTCAGCCTCCGGGCTGTACTGGCCTCCACGCCCCAATTTGCTGAG ttcctgctccctctgctcatTGAGAAGATGGACTCAGACCTGCAAAGTGCCAAGCTTGACTCCCTGCAGACTCTG ACTGCCTGCTGTGCCATCTACGGGCAGAAGGAGCTGCAGGAATTCCTCCCCAGCCTCTGGTCATCCCTGCGCAGGGAG cctctcctgcagGTGTTCCAGACAGCAAGCGAGAAGGTCGAGGCGGAGTGCCTGGCCGCGCTGCATgccctctctgcctgcctctcctgcTCCGTGCTCAGCTCTGACACCGAGGACCTGCTGGATTCCTTCCTCAGCAGCATCCTGCAAG ATTGCAGGCACCACCTGTGCGAGCCCGACATGAAGCTGGTGTGGCCAAGTGCCAAactcctgcaggcagcagcgggtGCCTCCCTCCGCACCTACCACCGCGTTACCAGCAGcgtcctgcccctgctgctggagcagtaCACCAAGCACCCGCAG AGTAGCCAGAGGAGGACAATCTTGGAAATGCTGCTGGGCTTCCTGGAGTTGCAGCAGAAGTGGGGACATGTGGAAGAAG ATGAGAGCACTCTGCTGTCACTCCGAGCCCCGGTTTGCTCTGTGGTGTTCTCAGCGCTGACGGATCCCAGCGTGCAGCTGCAGCTGGTTGGGATCAGGGCACTGACTGTCCTGGGCTCCCTGCAAG GCTTCCTGTCTCCCTCTGACCTGGAGCTGGTTGTGGATCACCTCATCCGTCTCGCTCTTCATGAGGAGGATTCCCAGAGCAG CAAAGCAGCAATGGAGGCAGCCGGATCTCTGGCCCCCAACTACCCAAAGGTTTTCTCTGGACGCATGGTACCCAGGCTTGAAGAGGAGCTGCAGTCAG AGCGGGAGGGAGAGAGTCCCCGTGACCACCGCTCCTtgcggcagcgctgcctgcaggcCCTGGCAGCCGTGTCCATCCACACCAGCATCGTGAGGGAGACTGtccctgtcctgctgcagcaTCTCCGGAAGGTGCAGAAAG GGAGCGAGGCCGGGAACGCCCAGGACATGGTCTCTGTGTGCCAGAGCCTGCACCGTGTGGCCCTGCAGTGCCAGCGGGATGCGGAGGGCTGCTGGTACTACCACCAGACAGTGGTGCCCTGCCTGCTGGCCATGGCTGTGCAGGCTGCCATGCAAG AGAGCGCCCACCCACTGCTGGGCAAGGCACTGCTGAAGGAAGAGGTGCTGGCTGCCATGGTCCCAGTCATCAGCGCTGCCACCACTCACCTGAGCCCTGA GCTGGCTGCCCAGAGCGTGTCTCACGTGGTGCCCCTCTTCCTGGAGGGAGAGGTCTCCTTCCTGCCCCAGAACAGTTttccctgctccttccagcccttcgAG GATGGGGAGTGCTTGGAGGCACAGAGACGCCTGGTCGTCCTCCTCATGGCCTTCGTCTGCTCCTTGCCCCGCGAT GTGGCAATTCCTCAACAGGAGCGGCTGCTCCGGGAGCTGCTGGCGCTGAGCTGCTCCTGCAACTGCCCCTTCACAGCCACCACAGCTGCCAAGTGCTTCGCAGGGCTGGTGAACAAGCACCCGGCGG ggcagcagctggatGAGATCCTGCAGCTTGCAGTGAACAGGATGGAACCTGGCCTTGCGGAGGGGCCCCGCCGAACGCAGGCGCTCACCCTGCTGCTCTGG GTGACCAAAGCCCTGGTGCTGCGCTACCACCCCCTGAGCTCCTGGCTGACGGACAAG CTACTGGGCCTGCTGGGTGACACGGAGCTGGGCCCTGCCGCGGCCGACGGCTTCTCCCTGCTGATGGCCGAGTCCCCAGACGTGCTGCACAAGGGCTGCCACGCTGACGTGCGCATCATGTTCCGCCAGCGCTTCTTCACCGACAACATCCCCAAGCTGGTGCAGGGCTTCCACGGGGCTGGCCCTG ACGTGAAGGCCAATTACCTGAAGGGCCTGTCCCATGTGCTCAACCACCTCCCCAAGCCCGTGCTGGTGACAGAGCTGCCCACG CTGCTTTCCCTCCTGCTTGAGGCTTTGTCCTGCTCGGACCGTGTGGTGCAGCTCTCCACGCTGGGCTGCCTCCAACCGCTGCTGCTCGAAGCTCCCCAGATCATGAGCCTGCACGTCGACACACTGGTCACCAAGTTCCTCAGCCTCACCTCCAGCCCCACCATG GCTGTCCGTATTGCCGCCCTGCGCTGTGCCCACGCACTTACCAGCCTGCCCACAACAGTG CTGCTCCCGTACAAGGCCAGAGTTATCCGGGCACTGGCCAAGCCTTTGGATGATAAGAAGAGGCTGGTGCGGAAGGAAGCGGTGGCAGCACGGGGGGAATG GTTCCTGCTGGGGAGCCCGGGCAGGTGA
- the MMS19 gene encoding MMS19 nucleotide excision repair protein homolog isoform X2, with amino-acid sequence MRTAGGPAAAALGAGCHGGGRGRGRGGGCGARHLRPGLRGRAAGRPRRGGGGRSCLENTDPRTRGRGIQLLSQVLLQCYSLLQEKEVLHLVLFYENRLQDHHLVIPSVLQGLRALSMCEVLSPGLAVSVLKAIFQEVHVQSLLQLDRHTVYSIITNFMGTREEELKGLGADFTFGFIQVMDGEKDPRNLLVAFQIVHDLITKNYALGPFVEELFEVTSCYFPIDFTPPPNDPHGIQREDLILSLRAVLASTPQFAEFLLPLLIEKMDSDLQSAKLDSLQTLTACCAIYGQKELQEFLPSLWSSLRREPLLQVFQTASEKVEAECLAALHALSACLSCSVLSSDTEDLLDSFLSSILQDCRHHLCEPDMKLVWPSAKLLQAAAGASLRTYHRVTSSVLPLLLEQYTKHPQSSQRRTILEMLLGFLELQQKWGHVEEDESTLLSLRAPVCSVVFSALTDPSVQLQLVGIRALTVLGSLQGFLSPSDLELVVDHLIRLALHEEDSQSSKAAMEAAGSLAPNYPKVFSGRMVPRLEEELQSEREGESPRDHRSLRQRCLQALAAVSIHTSIVRETVPVLLQHLRKVQKGSEAGNAQDMVSVCQSLHRVALQCQRDAEGCWYYHQTVVPCLLAMAVQAAMQESAHPLLGKALLKEEVLAAMVPVISAATTHLSPELAAQSVSHVVPLFLEGEVSFLPQNSFPCSFQPFEDGECLEAQRRLVVLLMAFVCSLPRDVAIPQQERLLRELLALSCSCNCPFTATTAAKCFAGLVNKHPAGQQLDEILQLAVNRMEPGLAEGPRRTQALTLLLWVTKALVLRYHPLSSWLTDKLLGLLGDTELGPAAADGFSLLMAESPDVLHKGCHADVRIMFRQRFFTDNIPKLVQGFHGAGPDVKANYLKGLSHVLNHLPKPVLVTELPTLLSLLLEALSCSDRVVQLSTLGCLQPLLLEAPQIMSLHVDTLVTKFLSLTSSPTMAVRIAALRCAHALTSLPTTVLLPYKARVIRALAKPLDDKKRLVRKEAVAARGEWFLLGSPGR; translated from the exons TGCTGCATCTGGTCCTGTTCTATGAGAATCGGCTGCAAGATCATCACCTCGTGATCCCCTCGGTGCTCCAGGGACTCCGAGCGCTG AGCATGTGTGAGGTGCTGTCCCCAGGGTTAGCGGTTTCTGTGCTCAAAGCTATCTTCCAGGAGGTACACGTGCAG tccctgctgcagctggacCGCCACACAGTCTACAGCATCATCACCAACTTCATGGGCACcagggaggaag agctgaaggGCCTGGGTGCCGACTTCACCTTCGGCTTTATCCAGGTGATGGACGGGGAGAAGGATCCCCGCAACCTGCTGGTGGCCTTCCAGATCGTGCATGATCTCATTACCAAGAACTATGCCCTGG gTCCCTTTGTGGAGGAGCTGTTTGAAGTGACGTCCTGCTACTTCCCCATTGATTTTACTCCA CCCCCCAATGACCCTCATGGCATCCAGAGAGAAGACCTGATCCTCAGCCTCCGGGCTGTACTGGCCTCCACGCCCCAATTTGCTGAG ttcctgctccctctgctcatTGAGAAGATGGACTCAGACCTGCAAAGTGCCAAGCTTGACTCCCTGCAGACTCTG ACTGCCTGCTGTGCCATCTACGGGCAGAAGGAGCTGCAGGAATTCCTCCCCAGCCTCTGGTCATCCCTGCGCAGGGAG cctctcctgcagGTGTTCCAGACAGCAAGCGAGAAGGTCGAGGCGGAGTGCCTGGCCGCGCTGCATgccctctctgcctgcctctcctgcTCCGTGCTCAGCTCTGACACCGAGGACCTGCTGGATTCCTTCCTCAGCAGCATCCTGCAAG ATTGCAGGCACCACCTGTGCGAGCCCGACATGAAGCTGGTGTGGCCAAGTGCCAAactcctgcaggcagcagcgggtGCCTCCCTCCGCACCTACCACCGCGTTACCAGCAGcgtcctgcccctgctgctggagcagtaCACCAAGCACCCGCAG AGTAGCCAGAGGAGGACAATCTTGGAAATGCTGCTGGGCTTCCTGGAGTTGCAGCAGAAGTGGGGACATGTGGAAGAAG ATGAGAGCACTCTGCTGTCACTCCGAGCCCCGGTTTGCTCTGTGGTGTTCTCAGCGCTGACGGATCCCAGCGTGCAGCTGCAGCTGGTTGGGATCAGGGCACTGACTGTCCTGGGCTCCCTGCAAG GCTTCCTGTCTCCCTCTGACCTGGAGCTGGTTGTGGATCACCTCATCCGTCTCGCTCTTCATGAGGAGGATTCCCAGAGCAG CAAAGCAGCAATGGAGGCAGCCGGATCTCTGGCCCCCAACTACCCAAAGGTTTTCTCTGGACGCATGGTACCCAGGCTTGAAGAGGAGCTGCAGTCAG AGCGGGAGGGAGAGAGTCCCCGTGACCACCGCTCCTtgcggcagcgctgcctgcaggcCCTGGCAGCCGTGTCCATCCACACCAGCATCGTGAGGGAGACTGtccctgtcctgctgcagcaTCTCCGGAAGGTGCAGAAAG GGAGCGAGGCCGGGAACGCCCAGGACATGGTCTCTGTGTGCCAGAGCCTGCACCGTGTGGCCCTGCAGTGCCAGCGGGATGCGGAGGGCTGCTGGTACTACCACCAGACAGTGGTGCCCTGCCTGCTGGCCATGGCTGTGCAGGCTGCCATGCAAG AGAGCGCCCACCCACTGCTGGGCAAGGCACTGCTGAAGGAAGAGGTGCTGGCTGCCATGGTCCCAGTCATCAGCGCTGCCACCACTCACCTGAGCCCTGA GCTGGCTGCCCAGAGCGTGTCTCACGTGGTGCCCCTCTTCCTGGAGGGAGAGGTCTCCTTCCTGCCCCAGAACAGTTttccctgctccttccagcccttcgAG GATGGGGAGTGCTTGGAGGCACAGAGACGCCTGGTCGTCCTCCTCATGGCCTTCGTCTGCTCCTTGCCCCGCGAT GTGGCAATTCCTCAACAGGAGCGGCTGCTCCGGGAGCTGCTGGCGCTGAGCTGCTCCTGCAACTGCCCCTTCACAGCCACCACAGCTGCCAAGTGCTTCGCAGGGCTGGTGAACAAGCACCCGGCGG ggcagcagctggatGAGATCCTGCAGCTTGCAGTGAACAGGATGGAACCTGGCCTTGCGGAGGGGCCCCGCCGAACGCAGGCGCTCACCCTGCTGCTCTGG GTGACCAAAGCCCTGGTGCTGCGCTACCACCCCCTGAGCTCCTGGCTGACGGACAAG CTACTGGGCCTGCTGGGTGACACGGAGCTGGGCCCTGCCGCGGCCGACGGCTTCTCCCTGCTGATGGCCGAGTCCCCAGACGTGCTGCACAAGGGCTGCCACGCTGACGTGCGCATCATGTTCCGCCAGCGCTTCTTCACCGACAACATCCCCAAGCTGGTGCAGGGCTTCCACGGGGCTGGCCCTG ACGTGAAGGCCAATTACCTGAAGGGCCTGTCCCATGTGCTCAACCACCTCCCCAAGCCCGTGCTGGTGACAGAGCTGCCCACG CTGCTTTCCCTCCTGCTTGAGGCTTTGTCCTGCTCGGACCGTGTGGTGCAGCTCTCCACGCTGGGCTGCCTCCAACCGCTGCTGCTCGAAGCTCCCCAGATCATGAGCCTGCACGTCGACACACTGGTCACCAAGTTCCTCAGCCTCACCTCCAGCCCCACCATG GCTGTCCGTATTGCCGCCCTGCGCTGTGCCCACGCACTTACCAGCCTGCCCACAACAGTG CTGCTCCCGTACAAGGCCAGAGTTATCCGGGCACTGGCCAAGCCTTTGGATGATAAGAAGAGGCTGGTGCGGAAGGAAGCGGTGGCAGCACGGGGGGAATG GTTCCTGCTGGGGAGCCCGGGCAGGTGA